The Formosa sp. Hel1_33_131 genome window below encodes:
- the thrC gene encoding threonine synthase, whose amino-acid sequence MNYYSLNNIAPTTTFENAVIKGLAPDRGLYFPENITPLDASFFENIENLSNEDIAFEAIKQFISPEIPEAVLKTIVSETLSFDFPVVKLTESISTLELFHGPTMAFKDVGARFMARCLGYFNKNNSNEVTVLVATSGDTGGAVANGFLGVKGVRVVILYPSGKVSNIQEKQLTTLGQNITALEVEGTFDDCQDMVKKAFLDDDLTSLMQLTSANSINVARWLPQLFYFMFAYKQLKHQYKDIVFSVPSGNFGNVCAGMIAQKLGLPIKHFIASNNDNNVVTRYLESNSYDPKPSVQTVSNAMDVGNPSNFIRIQAIYNNEFDTLKSNLSSYSFTDEETKQALDEIYKTTNYIADPHGAVGYLGSKSYLKTNPEAHCVFLETAHPTKFLDVVKEVIDAEIPLPPQIKSVIDKQKVATDIKDYSEFKAFLTQL is encoded by the coding sequence TGAGAACATAGAGAATCTTTCAAATGAAGACATTGCGTTTGAAGCCATCAAACAATTCATAAGTCCCGAAATTCCTGAAGCTGTTTTAAAAACAATCGTCTCAGAAACGCTTAGTTTTGATTTTCCTGTTGTAAAACTGACAGAATCCATATCCACACTCGAATTATTTCATGGCCCCACAATGGCGTTTAAAGATGTTGGCGCACGCTTTATGGCACGTTGTTTAGGCTATTTTAATAAGAATAATTCCAATGAAGTGACCGTTTTGGTGGCCACTTCTGGTGACACGGGAGGTGCGGTGGCCAATGGATTCTTAGGGGTTAAAGGCGTTCGAGTGGTCATTTTATATCCAAGCGGAAAAGTCAGTAACATTCAAGAAAAACAACTCACGACTTTAGGTCAAAACATCACCGCCCTTGAAGTTGAGGGTACTTTTGACGATTGTCAGGACATGGTAAAAAAAGCATTTCTAGATGATGATCTTACTTCATTAATGCAATTGACATCCGCAAACTCTATCAATGTCGCGCGTTGGCTTCCGCAGTTGTTTTATTTTATGTTTGCGTACAAACAACTGAAGCATCAATATAAAGACATCGTGTTTTCAGTGCCTAGTGGGAATTTCGGAAATGTATGTGCCGGAATGATTGCCCAAAAATTAGGTTTGCCCATTAAACATTTTATCGCTTCTAACAATGATAATAATGTGGTGACTCGTTATTTAGAGTCCAATTCTTACGATCCTAAACCGTCCGTTCAAACGGTGAGTAACGCGATGGATGTAGGGAATCCAAGTAATTTTATCCGAATTCAAGCGATTTATAATAATGAGTTTGATACCTTAAAATCAAACCTCTCTTCTTACAGCTTCACGGATGAAGAAACAAAACAAGCGTTGGATGAGATTTATAAGACCACTAATTACATCGCCGATCCACACGGAGCCGTGGGTTATTTAGGCTCTAAATCGTATTTAAAGACCAATCCAGAAGCGCATTGTGTGTTTTTAGAAACCGCCCACCCGACAAAGTTTTTAGATGTGGTTAAAGAAGTTATTGATGCCGAAATTCCACTACCTCCACAAATAAAATCCGTCATCGATAAACAAAAAGTAGCGACTGATATTAAGGACTATTCTGAATTTAAAGCATTTTTAACACAGCTTTAA